The stretch of DNA ACTTCCCAGGTGTACTGTGAGCCAACCGTATTGTCGAGCCGGATAGCCAGTTGGTCGCCCTGGTTCACCTTTACCTGGCTGTGGTTGCCGTACTCCGTGATGTTCACATTCTTCGCCACACCGGGCTTATCAATTGTGATAAACACATGGAAGAAGCCATTTAAGCTGGAATAGCTAGTGCCTGGTTGCGCTGATACCAAAGCCAGCTCCAGGCCACCCGTCCCCACCGCCTGAAAGTGAATCTCGATGGTAGCCGGGGCACCTGGCACACCACTACTGAGGCCGGGCAGCACATTAGTGGTAGTCACGGTTAGCTGGCCCGGATATGTCTGTGTGAGTCGCCAGCCAAAACGCGGCGAAATGGTAGGTAAGAGGAGGGTGAGCTGGTCGCCCACATTAAGCTGCACCTGCTTGCCATTGTCGGCCGCCGTGAGCCTGACTAAGTCAGCTTGGGCGGCAGTTGGCTTCAGCAGGGCTACCCCAAGCAGGAGCAGCACAGAAAAGCGCAGCAGAGCTGCGGTAATAAAGGAAGTCGGTTTCATATATCGCACGGTAACGTAGGCTTTAACAATAACACAGCCGGCCACTTAACAAGTGCCGGCTGCGATAGGAACTCTTCAAATACACGCGAGAAAGGCTGCGGTTGAGCTAACCGTGTAGAGACGCAATATTTTGCGTCTCGTCGTTGCTGATATTGTTTATCTAGGTGTTCTAGGCCAGTTGTTCAACGACGAGACGCAAAATATTGCGTCTCTACCTCGTGCAGTTACCGCACCCGCACCACGCCGGCGCCATTGTAGCTACGGTACTCGGCGTTGTACATGGCATCGGCACTTATGGGGCCCAGCTTGAAGGTGCCTTTGCTCACGGCCCGGCAGAGGTAGTAAAACGACTTAGGCTTGACGGTAGCGGTGGTGAACAGGTTGATCCGGTCGTCGCGCACGTCGAGGTAGTCGGGTTGGGCGGCGTCGGTGGCCCAGGTCAGGTCCCGGACGGCCCCAATGCGTGGGTTCTCGATTTCCAAGCCAGCCGGCAGCAGGTCAGTAATGGCTACGTTCTTGACCTCACCCGCCGTTTCCGCCGATTGAATGGTGATTTTGACTACTACCAGATCGTTTTGCTTGAAAGAGGTAGAGCCCACCAGGTTGCCGTTACGGTCCAGGAACTGGCGGCGGACTTGCAGGTAGGCGTCTTCCTCGCGCACCTGGCCGGTAGGCGAAATGCCTTCGGTTTCCCAGAAGTAGTAGAGGCTGCCTTTGCCGCTGGTGCGCAGCTGCAGCTGGCGGTTAGCCACGTTGCTTACCGTGAGGTCTTTGCCAGTGAAGTTGCCAATAGCCTGGCCATCGGCCAGCAGGCTAGCTACTACGGTGCTGCCCGCGTTTTTCTTGGCCAGCTTGCCCAGGGCCAGCAGCGCAAATGACCGTTCCTGGGTGTTGAGCCAGCCGGCTTGCTTTACCTGGCGGCTGAGCTGACGGGCCAAGGTGGTTGCCTGCGGGTTGGCCGGGTCGGCGGCGAGCAGGGCGTTGAGCACCAGGGCCTCGTCGCGGATGGGGGAAGAGAAGGCCCCGTCGAGCTGACGGCCAGCAATGCTAGGCGAGGCGCCGAAACGAGTGGGCACGGTGCTCTGGTAGCCGCGCTGGTTACCGCTCAGGGCGAAGGCTGCCGCCAGCAGGTAGCGCGAGTCCTCGGCCAGCTGGGGGCGGTTGGCTTTATAGTAGTTCAGGCCTACGGCATCGGGGCGGCCGGCCAGGGCCAGCACGTAGAGGGAGTAGGCCACTTCCTTCTTGGCCAGCGTCACGGGCTGAATCACGCCGCCGGTCTGGATGATGTTGTAGGTATCGGTTTCGCGCTTGCGCACGCGGGCTTGCAGGTAGCGCAGCACCCGGTCGAGGACGTTTTTGTTTACATCGAAGCCGGCTTGCTGGGCTTCCAGTAGGAAGTGGGCGGCATAGGTGGTAGCCCACCAGTTGTCGTAGTCGCCGCCGGGCCAGTAGCTGAGGGAGCCGTTGTACATCTGCTGGGCTTCCACCTTCCGGATGGCTTCCTGTACGTGGTAGTTGGGGTTGAACAGGCCTGCTTTGCCAGGCTTGCCCGTTTTCTGGCCTAGCGTGGCGGCCAAATCACCGTAGTACAGCTGCGGGAAAGCGGCCGACACGGTTTGCTCCAGGCAGCCGTAGGGGTATTGCAGCAGGTAGCGCAGGTCTTTGGCAAATTCCGTCATGGGTGAGCGGCTCACCACCAGCTGGCTCCGTAGCGACGAGGGCAGGAAATCGGTTTTCAGGTTCAGCTGCTGGGCCGTGCCGCCCGCCACCACACCCGCTCCCGTTCGCTTCTGCAGCGGCGAAGCAGGACGGATGGGTAGCTCAATGGTTTCGGTGTAGGTTTCGGGATATCCTTTTTGATCAGGGTAAGTCGGATAGGTCACATCAAATGCTTTGACCACTACTTCGATACTGCTGTTACCGATTTCAGTAGAAGCCAAGTTGAACAATACACGTTTTTCTGTATTTGGAGAAAGTCTTATTGTTTGCTTCAGAAAGCCCTTGTTAGTGTTGACTTTTTGATAATAGTTAGAATTGTCTAATCCGACAATTTTAATAAGAGGGTTATTAGTAGATAATCCAACGCCAATACTCATCGGCTTATTAGTCGTGTTCGTCAGCGTTACGGGCACGTCAATCGTGTCGCCGGGGCTGAGGAAGCGGGGGAGGGCAGTGCTGATGACTACTGGGTCGGCGACGCGCATGGCGTGCTCGGCGGAACCGAAGGCGTCGTTCTTGTAGGCCACCGCCATGATGCGCACGGCCCCGCTGAACTGGGGCACTTGCAGCTTGTAGCGAACCTTGCCGCTGGCATCGGCGGTGAGCACGCCGCTCCATTTTGCGAGCAGCTTCACGCGGCGGTTGGGCACGGGCGTGGTGCGGCGCGAGAGGTCGTAGCCGTCGCCGCCGGTGCTGCTGGTGCCCAGTTCGGGCAGCAGGAAGGGGTACACGTCGTAGGCCTGTACTTCCAGGGCGCGCTTCTGGTAGAAGTAGCCATAGGGGTCGGGCGTGCGGTAATCCTTCACCTGTAGAATGCCCTCATCCACCATCGCCAGCGTCACTTGGGCGCCGGGGGCGGTGGTTACTTCAATGGTTTGGGCGGTTTGGGAGCGGCTTTGCGCGGGAGCTTTAATGGCCACTTGCAGCTTGGCGCCGGGCTTCTCCACCGTGAGCGGCACGAAGCCACGGGCCACCGTGAGGGGTAGGCGGTTGTCCTTGATTTCGCGGATGGCGGTGGCCGTTACGTACACGTTGGGCACGTGGCCGGTGCGGATAGGAATGCTCACCCGGGCTGATTTCTCATCGGTATTCACGTAGAAATGGTCGAGCACCCGGTCCCGCTCCACCGTCACGAGCACGCGGCCGGGGAAGGGCGTTTTCAACAGCAAGTTGGCGGTTTCGCCGGGCTGGTACTTAGGC from Hymenobacter taeanensis encodes:
- a CDS encoding protease inhibitor I42 family protein — translated: MKPTSFITAALLRFSVLLLLGVALLKPTAAQADLVRLTAADNGKQVQLNVGDQLTLLLPTISPRFGWRLTQTYPGQLTVTTTNVLPGLSSGVPGAPATIEIHFQAVGTGGLELALVSAQPGTSYSSLNGFFHVFITIDKPGVAKNVNITEYGNHSQVKVNQGDQLAIRLDNTVGSQYTWEVMPITDNVVQLVAPPAEQLRTRKKSKKKAKPGSEEDVTFQFQALHPGKTTLRFLYRSAANNEAPPKRDFELEVEVPEPPK